A section of the Candidatus Eisenbacteria bacterium genome encodes:
- the lpxB gene encoding lipid-A-disaccharide synthase codes for MKNVLVVAGEASGELYGAELVRELRARTDNLAFWGAGGERMEKEGVEILFPIRDFSVLGFSEVALRVPFFLRALSRMRKEIRRRRPAAVVLIDFPGFNLRLARAAASESVPVVYYVAPQAWAWGAGRVRALRELVRVLLVILPFEETFFRARGVPVRFVGHPLVDLARPSGTPGEFRERREILESQTIIGLFPGSRAHEVERLLPVMTRTIRRLADEGFPVAPLIGAAPTLDDVVYRRSDAGQTPLLRGETYDLLAASGFALVASGTMTVEAVCVGTPMAVLYRVSPISWMIGKRLVRVPHVGMVNLLAGERLAPEFLQGDAAPDRLLPVAREWLLHPERLEAMRARIRAVKETLGEGGASGRAAEEVLRILE; via the coding sequence ATGAAGAACGTGCTGGTCGTCGCGGGAGAGGCCTCGGGCGAGCTCTACGGAGCGGAGCTCGTCCGCGAGCTTCGCGCGCGAACGGACAACCTCGCCTTCTGGGGCGCGGGCGGGGAGCGGATGGAGAAGGAGGGGGTTGAGATCCTCTTCCCGATCCGCGACTTCTCCGTGCTCGGGTTCTCCGAGGTGGCGCTCCGCGTTCCCTTCTTCCTCCGCGCCCTCTCCCGCATGCGTAAGGAGATCCGCCGGAGGCGCCCCGCCGCGGTCGTCCTCATCGATTTCCCCGGCTTCAACCTTCGTCTCGCGCGCGCCGCCGCGTCGGAGTCGGTTCCGGTCGTCTACTATGTCGCGCCGCAAGCATGGGCGTGGGGCGCCGGAAGGGTGCGCGCTCTTCGGGAGCTCGTCCGCGTTCTTCTCGTGATCCTCCCGTTCGAGGAGACTTTCTTTCGCGCGCGGGGCGTGCCGGTCCGCTTCGTCGGCCATCCCCTCGTCGATCTCGCGAGGCCTTCCGGAACCCCGGGGGAGTTTCGCGAGCGCCGGGAGATTCTTGAGAGCCAAACGATCATCGGGCTCTTCCCCGGAAGCCGCGCGCATGAAGTCGAGCGCCTCCTCCCCGTCATGACGCGGACGATTCGGCGCCTCGCGGACGAGGGCTTTCCGGTCGCGCCGCTCATCGGGGCGGCGCCCACCTTGGACGACGTCGTCTATCGCCGTTCGGACGCGGGGCAGACGCCGCTCCTTCGAGGGGAGACCTATGACCTGCTCGCCGCCTCGGGGTTCGCGCTCGTCGCGTCGGGGACGATGACGGTCGAGGCGGTCTGCGTCGGGACCCCGATGGCGGTCCTCTACCGCGTCTCGCCGATCTCCTGGATGATCGGAAAGAGGCTCGTGCGCGTTCCGCACGTCGGCATGGTGAACCTCCTCGCGGGGGAACGCCTCGCCCCCGAGTTTCTCCAGGGGGACGCGGCGCCCGATCGTCTTCTTCCGGTCGCCCGCGAGTGGCTCCTGCATCCCGAACGCCTCGAGGCGATGCGCGCGCGGATCCGCGCCGTCAAGGAGACGCTCGGCGAGGGGGGCGCCTCGGGACGCGCCGCCGAAGAAGTCTTGAGGATTCTCGAATGA
- a CDS encoding lysophospholipid acyltransferase family protein — MSRLSKLSDALVFHLAVRLGPVVIRILGSTWRVRWFGEEHLESCRSRGMRVLYAFWHGRLLPLTFTHRGRRIHILISRHRDGEMIRRVTESLGFGSVRGSTGRGGARAILEMARRASEGYDLAITPDGPRGPRESAEAGVVRIAQRAGVPILPLASASNRGLTLGSWDRFRIPAPFARVAVGYGPPIDVPRTLSPEEVEEARARVENALVVLSKEADRLCGAREST, encoded by the coding sequence ATGAGCCGCCTCTCGAAGCTCTCCGACGCGCTCGTCTTTCATCTCGCGGTGCGGCTCGGCCCTGTCGTCATCCGCATCCTCGGCTCCACGTGGCGGGTTCGATGGTTCGGCGAGGAGCATCTCGAGTCGTGCCGGTCGCGAGGCATGCGGGTCCTCTACGCGTTCTGGCACGGGCGTCTTCTTCCGCTCACCTTCACGCACCGCGGGCGGCGCATCCACATTCTGATCAGCCGCCACCGGGACGGAGAGATGATCCGCCGCGTCACGGAGAGCCTCGGCTTCGGATCGGTGCGCGGGTCGACGGGACGAGGGGGAGCACGCGCGATTCTGGAGATGGCGCGCCGCGCGTCCGAAGGCTACGATCTCGCGATCACGCCGGACGGTCCGCGAGGCCCGCGGGAATCGGCCGAGGCGGGGGTTGTGCGCATCGCGCAGAGGGCCGGTGTTCCCATCCTTCCTCTCGCGAGCGCTTCGAACCGAGGCCTCACGCTCGGATCGTGGGACCGATTCCGGATCCCGGCCCCTTTCGCGCGCGTCGCGGTCGGGTACGGCCCGCCGATCGATGTGCCGAGGACTCTCTCGCCCGAAGAGGTGGAGGAGGCGCGCGCTCGCGTGGAGAACGCGCTCGTCGTTCTCTCGAAGGAGGCGGACCGGCTCTGCGGGGCGAGAGAATCCACATGA
- the lpxK gene encoding tetraacyldisaccharide 4'-kinase: protein MKRRPEPIGGPLGAAGEWVFRAAVLLRNTLYDRRILRSVRLGAPVASVGNLSVGGTGKTPVAIALASILLGEGRRPALLSRGYGRERAGRIVAMPPGEEPGPRGHLLYGDEPCLVRLRLPDLPIVLGADRVRTGRLAIDRFGADFLLLDDGMQHRRLARDLDIVLVPGVRPFGNGRLLPRGTLREPPGALRRAGLVLVRALEGTDENLDAVLDRAGAPAARIRFTYETIGVLLPTGATADARTFLSGRRVLAVSGIGSPESFEKTIEETGARIAGRLRFPDHHRFDCEDRARIAQSAARIGALAVTTEKDRSRLAPEEAERAGLHTLRVEVRFQDPEGRLPALLAALGEEDLP, encoded by the coding sequence ATGAAACGACGGCCGGAGCCGATCGGCGGACCGCTCGGGGCCGCGGGGGAGTGGGTCTTCCGCGCGGCGGTCCTTTTGCGAAACACTCTTTATGACCGAAGGATTCTCCGTTCGGTCCGGCTCGGCGCGCCGGTCGCGAGCGTCGGGAACCTCTCGGTCGGCGGAACGGGGAAGACCCCCGTCGCGATCGCGCTCGCCTCGATCCTCCTCGGGGAGGGGAGACGCCCCGCGCTCCTCTCCCGAGGCTACGGGAGGGAGCGGGCGGGACGGATCGTCGCGATGCCTCCCGGAGAGGAGCCGGGACCTCGGGGACATCTTCTCTACGGGGATGAACCGTGCCTCGTTCGGCTCCGCCTCCCGGATCTCCCGATCGTCCTCGGCGCAGACCGGGTCCGAACGGGGCGCCTCGCGATCGATCGGTTCGGAGCGGACTTCCTCCTCCTCGACGACGGCATGCAGCATCGGAGGCTCGCGCGCGACCTCGACATCGTTCTCGTCCCCGGCGTTCGGCCGTTCGGAAACGGCCGTCTTCTTCCGCGCGGGACCCTTCGCGAACCTCCGGGCGCGCTCCGCCGCGCCGGCCTCGTCCTCGTCCGCGCGCTCGAGGGGACGGACGAGAACCTCGACGCGGTCCTCGACCGGGCGGGAGCGCCCGCCGCCCGCATTCGCTTTACCTATGAAACGATCGGCGTGCTTCTTCCGACCGGCGCGACCGCCGACGCGCGGACGTTCCTCAGCGGCCGGCGTGTGCTCGCGGTGAGCGGGATCGGGAGCCCGGAATCGTTCGAGAAGACGATCGAGGAGACGGGTGCAAGGATCGCGGGACGCCTCCGTTTCCCCGATCATCATCGTTTCGACTGCGAGGATCGCGCACGCATCGCGCAAAGCGCCGCGCGGATCGGCGCGCTCGCGGTCACGACCGAAAAAGATCGGAGCCGACTCGCGCCGGAAGAAGCAGAGCGGGCCGGGCTCCACACGCTGCGCGTCGAGGTCCGCTTTCAGGACCCCGAGGGGAGACTCCCGGCTCTCCTCGCCGCGCTCGGAGAGGAAGATCTCCCGTGA
- a CDS encoding glycosyltransferase: MMEALYRIATKCVGPLAIPLLRLLVRDPSERNERLGRYEALGTRRPIWIHAASAGETEGAEPIVREIRRARPEADLVLTSMTAAGKRRAGRIPEVRSLYAPLDLEPAVRSAFDAIRPRALLLVETEIWPNLLREASRRSVPVAIVNGRISARAFRRMRFARPLYRAALARVSLLGVQRAIDARRFAAFGVPAERIFVHGNTKIDSEGADPRDLGLRKHADERWVVFGSVRSGEQGAVLRAVRAVLAANEKHGVAVVPRHPARAAEYLAAIGIPWSRWSEARGSPGRAVLVDTIGDLLSFYAAADVAFVGGSLSRHGGHNPAEPARFGVPVLMGPHRENCREIADLLEKAGALEETCDSEALARRILDLFADDGERRRRGEAGRAALLAERGAAARCAGRLAREGLLGEVPA, from the coding sequence ATGATGGAAGCTTTGTATAGAATTGCTACGAAATGCGTTGGCCCTCTTGCTATTCCCCTGCTTCGGCTGCTCGTCCGGGACCCCAGCGAGAGAAACGAGAGGCTCGGTCGCTACGAGGCGCTCGGGACCCGCCGCCCGATCTGGATTCACGCCGCCTCGGCGGGAGAGACGGAAGGGGCGGAGCCGATCGTTCGCGAGATCCGTCGCGCGCGGCCGGAGGCGGACCTCGTGCTCACCTCGATGACCGCCGCCGGCAAGCGGCGCGCCGGGAGGATCCCGGAGGTTCGCTCCCTCTACGCGCCTCTCGATCTCGAGCCCGCGGTGCGCTCCGCGTTCGACGCGATTCGCCCGCGCGCCCTTCTTCTCGTCGAGACCGAGATCTGGCCGAACCTTCTGCGAGAGGCGTCGCGCCGCTCCGTCCCGGTCGCGATCGTGAACGGGCGGATCTCCGCGAGGGCGTTCCGGAGGATGCGCTTCGCGCGGCCGCTCTATCGGGCGGCGCTCGCGCGCGTGTCGCTCCTCGGCGTGCAGCGGGCGATCGACGCACGGCGCTTCGCGGCGTTCGGCGTTCCGGCGGAGAGGATCTTCGTCCACGGGAACACCAAGATCGACTCGGAGGGAGCCGATCCCCGCGACCTCGGGCTCCGAAAACACGCGGACGAGCGATGGGTCGTTTTCGGTTCGGTTCGATCGGGCGAGCAAGGCGCGGTTCTCCGCGCGGTGCGCGCCGTGCTCGCGGCGAACGAGAAGCACGGCGTTGCGGTGGTCCCGAGACACCCCGCGCGCGCCGCCGAGTACCTCGCGGCGATCGGGATTCCGTGGAGTCGTTGGAGCGAGGCGCGCGGTTCCCCGGGACGGGCGGTCCTCGTCGACACGATCGGCGATCTTCTTTCCTTCTATGCCGCGGCGGACGTCGCGTTCGTCGGCGGGTCCCTCTCGCGCCACGGCGGACACAACCCGGCGGAACCGGCCCGATTCGGCGTGCCGGTGCTGATGGGGCCGCACCGGGAGAACTGCCGCGAGATCGCCGACCTTCTCGAGAAGGCGGGCGCGCTCGAGGAAACGTGCGACAGCGAGGCGCTCGCTCGGAGGATTCTCGATCTCTTCGCCGACGACGGGGAGCGAAGGCGCCGCGGCGAGGCGGGGCGCGCCGCCCTTCTCGCGGAACGAGGGGCGGCCGCGCGCTGCGCCGGCCGTCTCGCGCGCGAGGGCCTCCTCGGGGAGGTTCCCGCATGA
- a CDS encoding isoprenylcysteine carboxylmethyltransferase family protein, producing the protein MRPRAERIGRFLYRWRAYTPLPLVLVVLLASRPTGWSIGAGMPLVLLGETLRIDSLRFIGGSSRSRALGGETLVAEGPYARTRNPLYLGNLLLSTGLALFSGIPVLPPLLWILFAVQYAAIIRAEEAELARRFPEEFAAYKNAVPRFFPRGWGRSIGKPGLGMRAALRVERPTLAAIGLLLGAMLLRAPLLGGRG; encoded by the coding sequence GTGAGGCCGCGTGCGGAACGGATCGGGCGTTTCCTCTATCGATGGCGGGCCTACACGCCCCTTCCCCTCGTCCTCGTCGTTCTCCTCGCGAGCCGGCCGACGGGATGGTCGATCGGCGCCGGAATGCCTCTCGTTCTTCTCGGCGAGACGCTTCGGATCGACTCGCTCCGCTTCATCGGGGGATCGTCCCGTTCGCGCGCGCTCGGAGGGGAGACCCTCGTCGCGGAGGGACCCTACGCCCGCACGCGGAACCCGCTCTATCTCGGCAACCTCCTTCTCTCGACCGGGCTCGCTCTCTTCTCGGGGATTCCGGTCCTTCCTCCTCTTCTCTGGATCCTCTTCGCGGTCCAGTACGCGGCGATCATCCGCGCGGAGGAGGCGGAGCTCGCGCGCCGCTTTCCCGAAGAGTTCGCCGCATACAAGAACGCCGTTCCCCGCTTCTTCCCGCGCGGGTGGGGACGATCGATCGGGAAGCCGGGCCTCGGGATGCGCGCGGCGCTCCGCGTCGAGAGACCAACGCTTGCCGCGATCGGTCTTCTTCTCGGCGCGATGCTCCTTCGCGCGCCGCTTCTCGGGGGGCGCGGATGA